In Candidatus Glassbacteria bacterium, one DNA window encodes the following:
- a CDS encoding sulfatase, with translation MTKLDRRKFFGGIAAAALAAAAPGGRAAPGGSRGRPNILLLIADDLGDCDLGCYAHPTIRTENLDRLATQSVRFTSAFVTTSSCSPSRTSMFTGRYPHATGAESLHVPLPEGTRILPGYLREQGYWSVNVGKLHLGPVGADQFDLVLDSEWDWKQALEQRPADRPFFLAVGFHDPHRPYQPDTLPDPADPADSVVPPYLVDDKPTRAELAGYYDEVTRMDREIGMIDRWLEEQNLVDTTLVVFVSDNGMPFPRAKGSCYDSGVRVPMMVRWPGTAPAGAVSDSLISTVDLAPSLLAAAGMKIPAAMHGLDATGLFRNPQLKLRDYVHLQRNWHNHDDNQRGVRDKRYKYVRNGRPRVWTSSSDLMGSESWTSLLDARDRNALTAGQMRLFMVPRAAEELYDTERDPWEFVNLAADPNYSARLERLRDECDRWRETTGDYPPGRRYKDNLDRFTRTKYGKTSGAPEPYDGEN, from the coding sequence ATGACAAAACTCGATCGCAGGAAATTCTTCGGCGGCATTGCGGCAGCGGCGTTGGCGGCCGCAGCGCCGGGAGGACGAGCCGCGCCGGGTGGTTCAAGGGGCAGGCCGAATATTTTGTTGCTGATAGCCGATGACCTCGGCGACTGTGACCTGGGCTGCTATGCTCACCCGACAATCCGCACGGAGAATCTCGACCGGCTGGCGACTCAGAGCGTAAGGTTCACTTCCGCGTTCGTGACCACCAGCAGTTGCAGCCCCAGCCGCACCTCGATGTTTACGGGCAGGTACCCCCATGCAACCGGGGCGGAGAGCTTGCATGTCCCGCTGCCGGAGGGAACCAGGATTCTGCCCGGTTACCTTCGCGAACAGGGCTACTGGAGCGTTAATGTCGGCAAGCTGCACCTGGGACCGGTGGGTGCTGACCAGTTCGATCTCGTGCTCGACAGCGAATGGGACTGGAAGCAGGCTCTCGAGCAACGGCCCGCGGACCGCCCGTTTTTCCTGGCGGTCGGTTTTCATGATCCGCACCGTCCCTACCAGCCCGACACCCTGCCCGATCCAGCGGATCCGGCCGATTCTGTTGTGCCGCCGTATTTGGTGGACGACAAGCCCACTCGCGCCGAACTGGCGGGCTACTACGACGAGGTCACGCGCATGGACCGCGAGATCGGCATGATCGATCGCTGGCTGGAGGAGCAGAACCTGGTGGACACTACCCTGGTTGTATTTGTCTCGGACAACGGGATGCCGTTTCCGCGCGCCAAGGGGTCGTGTTACGATAGCGGGGTCCGGGTGCCGATGATGGTTCGTTGGCCGGGCACGGCTCCGGCGGGTGCGGTGTCCGATTCATTGATCAGCACGGTGGACCTGGCGCCCAGTTTGCTGGCCGCCGCCGGAATGAAAATTCCTGCCGCGATGCACGGTCTCGACGCCACCGGTCTGTTCAGGAACCCGCAACTGAAACTTCGCGACTACGTCCATCTCCAGCGTAACTGGCACAACCACGACGACAACCAGCGGGGCGTGCGGGACAAGCGCTACAAGTATGTCCGTAACGGTCGCCCGCGTGTCTGGACCAGCTCCAGCGACCTGATGGGTTCCGAGAGCTGGACCAGCCTGCTCGACGCGCGCGACCGTAACGCACTCACTGCCGGGCAGATGAGACTGTTCATGGTGCCGCGCGCGGCGGAGGAACTCTACGATACCGAACGTGACCCCTGGGAGTTTGTCAACCTCGCCGCCGACCCCAACTACTCTGCCCGGCTGGAAAGGCTGCGGGACGAGTGCGACCGCTGGCGCGAGACGACCGGCGACTATCCTCCCGGACGGCGCTACAAGGATAACCTCGACAGGTTTACCCGCACCAAGTACGGCAAGACCAGCGGAGCGCCGGAGCCGTATGATGGCGAGAATTGA
- a CDS encoding sulfatase — translation MPDRPNIIWLIADDLGDGDLGCYGHPTIRTENLDRIAGQGVRFTSAFVTTSSCSPSRASTFTGRYPHATGAEDLHVPIPEGIPLLPSFLKDLGYYSAIAGKFHMGEKAASQFDRVESEVGAWRKVLPEIPDGKPFFLTVAFYDPHRSYQTDTLPDPADPGSMVVPPYLPDSEMVRGDLAMYCDEVTRLDRETGELDKWLSDHGLADNTVIVFFSDNGMPFPRAKTTCYDSGCRTPLIVRWPDRFPAGTVCDELFSLVDLAPSMLGLVGESGADGMQGLDQSALFRDPSTAGAREYVHLQTNWHDLDDHVRAVRDKRFKYIRNYFPRQMLTVPLDALDSPSYKSLLAERDAGCLTREQMRLFMAPRAAEELFDTAADPWEFTDLHAVDHYRGHLERMAAECDRWLAETGGDVDPNRRRMDLMDVYSGEVRREILGGPGPYRDE, via the coding sequence ATGCCCGACAGGCCGAATATAATCTGGCTGATCGCCGATGACCTAGGCGACGGCGACCTGGGGTGCTACGGGCATCCCACCATCCGCACGGAAAACCTGGACCGGATCGCCGGTCAGGGGGTCCGGTTCACCTCGGCGTTTGTCACCACCAGCAGCTGCAGCCCCAGCCGGGCGTCGACATTCACCGGCCGCTATCCCCACGCCACGGGCGCCGAGGACCTTCACGTGCCGATCCCCGAGGGGATCCCCCTGCTGCCATCGTTTCTTAAGGACCTGGGTTATTATTCGGCGATTGCGGGAAAATTCCACATGGGAGAAAAAGCCGCCTCCCAGTTCGACAGGGTGGAGAGCGAAGTGGGCGCCTGGAGGAAAGTGCTGCCAGAAATACCGGACGGCAAGCCGTTTTTTCTGACAGTCGCGTTTTATGACCCGCACCGGAGCTACCAGACCGACACCCTGCCCGACCCCGCCGACCCGGGCAGCATGGTGGTCCCGCCGTATCTTCCCGACTCCGAGATGGTGCGGGGCGATCTGGCGATGTACTGCGACGAGGTGACGCGCCTGGACCGGGAAACAGGCGAGCTGGACAAGTGGCTCTCCGACCACGGACTGGCCGATAATACGGTGATCGTCTTTTTCTCCGACAACGGGATGCCTTTCCCCCGCGCCAAGACCACGTGTTACGACTCCGGCTGCCGCACCCCGCTGATCGTCCGCTGGCCGGACCGTTTCCCGGCAGGAACAGTCTGCGACGAGCTGTTCAGCCTGGTCGACCTGGCCCCGAGTATGCTGGGACTGGTGGGGGAGAGTGGCGCCGACGGGATGCAGGGGCTGGACCAGAGCGCACTCTTTAGAGATCCCTCCACTGCCGGCGCGCGGGAGTATGTCCACCTCCAGACCAACTGGCACGATCTGGACGATCACGTGCGGGCCGTACGCGATAAACGGTTCAAGTATATCCGCAACTATTTCCCGCGCCAGATGTTGACCGTGCCTCTCGACGCGCTCGACTCGCCGAGCTACAAGTCGCTGCTTGCCGAGCGCGACGCCGGCTGTCTGACCCGCGAGCAGATGAGGCTGTTCATGGCGCCGCGGGCGGCGGAGGAACTTTTCGACACCGCAGCCGATCCCTGGGAGTTTACCGACCTGCACGCGGTCGATCACTACCGCGGCCACCTGGAGCGCATGGCCGCCGAATGCGACCGCTGGCTGGCGGAAACGGGCGGCGATGTGGATCCCAACCGGCGGCGGATGGATCTGATGGACGTTTACAGCGGAGAGGTGCGGCGGGAGATTCTGGGCGGCCCCGGACCGTACCGTGACGAGTGA